The following proteins come from a genomic window of Achromobacter sp. AONIH1:
- a CDS encoding succinylglutamate desuccinylase/aspartoacylase family protein — protein MSTPAAAPSPRPFLLACPDLSSERAGNTDTPGVWHFDSGVPGKRVMLSALIHGNELCGAWALKDALAAGLRPRRGSLTLAFCNLAAFDRFDPSNYAPARFVDEDMNRVWSEDKLSAPNNQERRRAAQIRPWVERSDWLLDFHSMSNSDVPLQLTGMEQRNIDLALALGNPATIIADAGHAAGVRMRDYGRFGQAGDNGTRSLLIECGFHGAPEAHGVALDQLARFLLAADTVDRADLPAAWFAPDAGAQRALRVTHAVAAKSADFRFAQPWKGLETLPRAGDLIGWSEGEPVVAPYDDCVLIMPSTANLRPGVTVVRLAQPIAA, from the coding sequence ATGTCCACACCCGCCGCCGCGCCCAGTCCGCGTCCCTTCCTGCTCGCCTGTCCGGACCTGTCGTCCGAGCGCGCCGGCAATACGGACACCCCCGGGGTGTGGCACTTCGATTCCGGCGTGCCGGGCAAGCGCGTGATGTTGAGCGCGCTGATCCACGGCAACGAACTGTGCGGCGCCTGGGCGCTCAAGGACGCGCTGGCCGCCGGCCTGCGTCCGCGTCGGGGCAGCCTGACGCTGGCCTTCTGCAACCTGGCCGCCTTCGACCGCTTCGACCCGTCCAACTACGCCCCCGCGCGCTTCGTGGACGAAGACATGAACCGCGTCTGGAGCGAGGACAAGCTGTCCGCGCCGAACAACCAGGAACGCCGCCGCGCGGCCCAGATCCGTCCCTGGGTGGAACGCAGCGACTGGCTGCTGGACTTCCACTCGATGAGCAATTCCGACGTGCCGCTGCAGCTGACCGGCATGGAACAGCGCAACATCGACCTGGCGCTGGCGCTGGGCAACCCCGCCACCATCATCGCCGACGCCGGCCATGCCGCCGGCGTGCGCATGCGCGACTATGGTCGCTTCGGCCAAGCCGGCGACAACGGCACCCGCTCGCTGCTGATCGAATGCGGTTTCCATGGCGCGCCCGAGGCGCACGGCGTGGCGCTGGACCAGCTGGCCCGCTTCCTGCTCGCCGCCGACACCGTGGATCGCGCCGACCTGCCGGCCGCCTGGTTCGCGCCGGACGCCGGCGCGCAGCGCGCGCTGCGCGTCACGCATGCCGTGGCCGCCAAGAGCGCCGACTTCCGCTTCGCCCAGCCCTGGAAGGGGCTGGAGACGCTGCCGCGCGCCGGCGACCTGATCGGCTGGTCCGAGGGCGAGCCGGTGGTCGCGCCCTACGATGATTGCGTGCTGATCATGCCGTCCACGGCCAACCTGCGCCCGGGCGTGACGGTGGTCCGGCTGGCGCAGCCCATCGCCGCATAA
- a CDS encoding M20 family metallopeptidase gives MSAAVSSASRSTAIARALAYADSGALRRDLAGLVARRSVSQAPEQRPELYDYLRAAVAPRLEGLGFSCRIEDNPVQDGPPFLLAERIEAANLPTVLLYAHGDVVRGYDEQWRDGLSPWTLVEEGERWYGRGTADNKGQYCINVAALEQVLAERGGRLGFNARMLVECGEEVGSPGLHAACGQWRDALKADVFIASDGPRLAADLPTLFLGSRGTLLFDLEVNLRSHAHHSGNWGGVLPNPGLILAHALASLVDARGRLQVDGLRPPPIPAAVRRALATIEVGRDDDAPETDPDWGEPGLSLAERLFGWNTLEVLAYKTGNPDNPVGAIPGRAAAACNLRFVVGTDWRAASDILRAHLDAHGFGQVQVKVRRGTPATRLDPDDAWARWAAASLAATTGAAPAILPNLGGTVPNDAFSDVLGLPTIWVPHSYPACCQHGPDEHLLAPVARQAMAIMAGLFWDLGEQGPAVMAERQAATAG, from the coding sequence GTGTCAGCAGCAGTTTCCAGCGCCAGCCGCTCGACCGCGATCGCGCGCGCGCTCGCGTATGCCGATAGCGGCGCCTTGCGCCGCGACCTGGCGGGCCTGGTCGCCCGCCGCAGCGTCAGCCAGGCGCCCGAACAGCGGCCCGAACTCTACGACTACCTGCGCGCCGCTGTCGCGCCCCGGCTGGAAGGCCTGGGATTTTCCTGTCGCATCGAAGACAACCCGGTACAAGATGGCCCGCCCTTCCTGCTGGCCGAGCGCATCGAGGCCGCCAACCTGCCCACCGTGCTGCTCTACGCCCACGGCGACGTGGTGCGCGGCTACGACGAGCAATGGCGCGACGGCCTGTCACCCTGGACCCTGGTCGAGGAAGGCGAGCGCTGGTACGGGCGCGGCACGGCCGACAACAAGGGCCAGTACTGCATCAACGTGGCCGCGCTGGAACAGGTGTTGGCCGAGCGCGGCGGGCGCCTGGGCTTCAACGCCCGCATGCTGGTCGAATGCGGCGAGGAAGTCGGCTCGCCCGGCCTGCACGCGGCCTGCGGCCAGTGGCGCGACGCCTTGAAGGCCGACGTCTTCATCGCATCGGACGGCCCGCGCCTGGCGGCGGACCTGCCCACGCTGTTCCTAGGTTCGCGCGGCACGCTGCTGTTCGACCTGGAAGTCAATCTGCGCAGCCACGCGCATCACTCGGGCAACTGGGGCGGCGTGCTGCCCAACCCCGGGCTGATCCTGGCGCACGCGCTGGCCAGCCTGGTCGACGCGCGCGGCCGCCTGCAAGTCGACGGCCTGCGCCCGCCACCCATCCCCGCCGCCGTGCGCCGCGCGCTGGCCACCATCGAGGTCGGCCGCGACGACGACGCGCCCGAAACGGATCCGGACTGGGGCGAGCCGGGTCTGAGCCTGGCCGAACGGCTGTTCGGCTGGAACACGCTGGAAGTGCTGGCCTACAAGACCGGCAATCCCGACAATCCCGTGGGCGCCATACCCGGACGCGCGGCCGCCGCCTGCAACCTGCGCTTCGTGGTCGGCACCGACTGGCGCGCCGCCAGCGACATCCTGCGCGCCCATCTGGACGCGCACGGCTTTGGCCAGGTGCAGGTCAAGGTCCGCCGCGGCACCCCCGCCACCCGGCTGGACCCGGACGATGCCTGGGCCCGCTGGGCCGCGGCATCGCTGGCCGCGACCACCGGCGCCGCACCCGCCATCCTGCCCAACCTGGGCGGCACCGTGCCCAACGACGCGTTCTCGGACGTGCTGGGACTGCCCACGATCTGGGTGCCGCATTCCTACCCCGCCTGCTGCCAGCACGGCCCGGACGAACATCTGCTGGCCCCGGTCGCCCGTCAGGCCATGGCCATCATGGCCGGCCTGTTCTGGGACCTGGGCGAGCAGGGCCCGGCCGTTATGGCAGAACGCCAGGCGGCCACGGCCGGCTGA
- a CDS encoding LysR family transcriptional regulator, which translates to MRYFVEVAQAGSLSGASERLHVAVSAISRQIAKLEEQAGAPLFERAARGMVLSDAGRLLLTHARRTMLESESVLQEIAALKGAARDEIRVASVAGVARTFLPAAMARFRQDWPDMRFDLHVDTPREVLRRVAEGQAELGMAFNMERAGGLSVRYSRRAPVHAVMAADHPLAGRASVSLQDLGAYPMALTEPGTTTRRLFELGCELESVQIEPALSCNDPSPLHGFVYGSDAIMLGAYISVTHSLDRDQLVAVPISNAELQSRSLQIQVMQGRLLPPKTEAFIALLCRQLDELLADRPKARAQYAAK; encoded by the coding sequence TTGAGGTACTTTGTGGAGGTGGCCCAGGCGGGCAGCCTGAGCGGCGCGTCCGAGCGCCTGCACGTGGCGGTGTCGGCCATCAGCCGGCAGATCGCCAAGCTGGAAGAGCAGGCCGGCGCGCCGCTGTTCGAGCGCGCCGCGCGCGGCATGGTGCTCAGCGACGCCGGCCGGCTGCTGCTGACGCATGCGCGGCGCACCATGCTGGAATCCGAATCGGTGCTGCAGGAGATCGCCGCGCTCAAGGGCGCGGCGCGCGACGAGATCCGCGTGGCGTCCGTCGCGGGCGTGGCGCGCACGTTCCTGCCGGCGGCCATGGCGCGCTTTCGCCAGGACTGGCCGGACATGCGTTTCGACCTGCACGTGGATACGCCCAGGGAAGTGCTGCGGCGCGTGGCCGAGGGCCAGGCCGAGCTGGGCATGGCCTTCAATATGGAGCGCGCCGGCGGCCTGAGCGTGCGCTACTCACGCCGCGCGCCGGTACATGCGGTGATGGCGGCCGACCATCCGCTGGCGGGCCGCGCCAGCGTGAGCCTGCAGGATCTGGGCGCCTACCCGATGGCGTTGACCGAACCCGGCACGACCACGCGGCGCCTGTTCGAACTGGGCTGCGAGCTGGAGTCGGTGCAGATAGAGCCCGCGCTGAGCTGCAACGATCCTTCGCCGCTGCACGGCTTCGTGTATGGCTCCGACGCCATCATGCTGGGCGCCTATATCTCGGTGACGCACAGCCTGGACCGCGATCAGCTGGTCGCGGTGCCGATCTCCAATGCCGAACTGCAATCGCGCAGCCTGCAGATCCAGGTGATGCAGGGGCGCTTGCTGCCGCCCAAGACCGAGGCGTTCATCGCGTTGCTGTGCCGCCAGCTGGATGAGCTGCTGGCGGACCGGCCGAAGGCCAGGGCGCAGTACGCCGCGAAATGA
- a CDS encoding ABC transporter substrate-binding protein translates to MKLRTTLALAAAAIPLAAVQAQTLKIGLSAEPTSADPHYHKMTQNDAFSAHVYSSLVGRSADMKLVPALATSWKNLDDLTWEFKLRDDVKFSNGKPFTSEDVLFTICRTLNNETNVSQSYMDTTKLITDVQTPDAHTVIIKTGAPFPLMPAEMARSLPIIWNGIVEHGKLTFDPKKGCGVTGAWPTVADFNNGKDAIGTGPYTLKSYVKGTGIELVRNENYWGPKPYWKEVKFVPVPAAGPRLTGLLSGDFDMIENPAARDLQRLKDNPKFGFVATPSTRLIFFQPDVGRAQSPFVKAADGKNPLQDLRVRKAISMAIDRKTITARIMDGMATPAYQFMPDGMFGALPKAEEIKYDPEGAKKLLAEAGYPNGFELTISSTNDRYVNDGQVAQAVAQYLSRIGIKTTVDAMTASIYFPKRAKREFSFPMGGWPAETGEASALFQLWVASLDSPNSLGTSNYGGFSNADFDKVYKQAIVTVDAPKREALLQQSTKIALDNVPLIPLHFESSIWAFRKGISYEGRRDQFTLATSVKPDAK, encoded by the coding sequence ATGAAGTTGCGTACCACGTTAGCCCTCGCGGCCGCCGCCATTCCGCTGGCCGCCGTCCAGGCCCAGACGCTGAAGATCGGCCTGTCGGCCGAACCCACCTCGGCGGACCCCCACTATCACAAGATGACCCAGAACGACGCGTTCTCGGCGCACGTCTACAGCTCGCTGGTCGGCCGCAGCGCCGACATGAAGCTGGTGCCGGCCCTGGCCACCTCGTGGAAGAACCTGGACGACCTGACCTGGGAATTCAAGCTGCGCGACGACGTCAAGTTCTCGAACGGCAAGCCCTTCACGTCCGAGGACGTGCTGTTCACCATCTGCCGCACGCTGAACAACGAGACCAACGTGTCGCAGTCCTACATGGACACGACCAAGCTGATCACCGACGTGCAGACGCCCGACGCGCACACGGTCATCATAAAGACCGGCGCGCCCTTCCCGCTGATGCCCGCCGAAATGGCCCGCTCGCTGCCCATCATCTGGAACGGCATCGTCGAGCACGGCAAGCTGACCTTCGACCCGAAGAAGGGCTGCGGCGTGACCGGCGCCTGGCCCACCGTGGCCGACTTCAACAACGGCAAGGACGCCATCGGCACCGGCCCCTACACGCTGAAGTCCTACGTCAAGGGCACCGGCATCGAGCTGGTCCGCAACGAGAACTACTGGGGTCCCAAGCCCTATTGGAAGGAAGTGAAGTTCGTGCCGGTGCCCGCCGCCGGTCCGCGCCTGACCGGCCTCTTGTCGGGCGACTTCGACATGATCGAGAACCCGGCCGCGCGCGACCTGCAGCGCCTGAAGGACAACCCCAAGTTCGGCTTCGTGGCCACGCCCTCGACCCGCCTGATATTCTTCCAGCCCGACGTCGGCCGCGCCCAGAGCCCCTTCGTGAAGGCCGCCGACGGCAAGAACCCGCTGCAGGACCTGCGCGTGCGCAAGGCTATCTCCATGGCCATCGACCGCAAGACCATCACCGCCCGCATCATGGACGGCATGGCCACGCCCGCCTACCAGTTCATGCCCGACGGCATGTTCGGCGCCCTGCCCAAGGCCGAGGAAATCAAGTACGACCCCGAAGGCGCCAAGAAGCTGCTGGCCGAGGCCGGCTACCCGAACGGCTTCGAACTGACCATCTCGTCCACCAACGACCGCTACGTCAACGACGGCCAGGTCGCCCAGGCCGTGGCCCAGTACCTGTCGCGCATCGGCATCAAGACCACGGTTGACGCGATGACCGCCTCGATCTATTTCCCCAAGCGCGCCAAGCGCGAATTCAGCTTCCCGATGGGCGGCTGGCCGGCGGAAACGGGCGAGGCTTCGGCGCTGTTCCAGCTGTGGGTGGCCTCGCTGGATTCGCCCAACAGCCTGGGCACCAGCAACTACGGCGGCTTCTCCAACGCCGATTTCGACAAGGTCTACAAGCAGGCCATCGTGACGGTGGACGCACCCAAGCGCGAAGCGCTGCTGCAGCAGTCCACCAAGATCGCGCTGGACAACGTGCCGCTGATCCCGCTGCACTTCGAAAGCAGCATCTGGGCATTCCGCAAGGGCATCAGCTACGAAGGCCGCCGCGACCAGTTCACGCTGGCCACCTCGGTCAAGCCTGACGCGAAGTAA
- a CDS encoding NAD(P)H-hydrate dehydratase: MNTPVPPAGAPVRRDDLPALFAPREQDSHKGSFGTVGVVGGGPGMTGAALLAARAALKTGAGKVLVGFAESASPLPCDPLQPELMLRDARSLLDGNWNVTTWVAGCGIGDSPLAADLLARLFARRGQAPLVLDADGLNLLARGQVEPHWGDGPVVLTPHPAEAARLLGRTTAQVQADRPTAAQQLAGRYDAWIVLKGAGTIVCAPDGGWRRNTSGNPGLATAGTGDVLAGMLGSLIAQGLPLEQAVAGAVWLHGAAADALVMNGIGPIGLTAGELADAARTLRNRG; the protein is encoded by the coding sequence ATGAACACGCCCGTCCCGCCCGCCGGCGCCCCCGTCCGCCGCGATGACCTGCCCGCCCTGTTCGCGCCGCGCGAGCAGGACAGCCACAAAGGCAGCTTCGGCACCGTCGGCGTGGTCGGCGGCGGCCCGGGCATGACAGGCGCCGCGCTGCTGGCGGCGCGGGCTGCGCTCAAGACCGGCGCCGGCAAGGTGCTGGTCGGCTTCGCCGAGAGTGCTTCGCCCCTGCCCTGCGACCCGTTGCAACCCGAACTGATGCTGCGCGACGCCCGCTCGCTGCTGGACGGCAACTGGAACGTGACGACCTGGGTGGCGGGCTGCGGCATCGGCGACTCGCCGCTGGCCGCCGATCTGCTGGCGCGCCTGTTTGCCCGGCGCGGCCAGGCCCCGCTGGTGCTGGACGCCGATGGCCTGAACCTGCTGGCGCGCGGCCAGGTCGAGCCGCATTGGGGCGATGGCCCGGTCGTGCTGACGCCGCATCCGGCCGAAGCGGCCCGGCTGCTCGGCCGAACGACCGCCCAGGTACAGGCCGACCGGCCCACCGCCGCCCAGCAGCTGGCTGGCCGCTACGACGCCTGGATCGTGCTCAAGGGGGCCGGCACCATCGTCTGCGCCCCCGATGGCGGCTGGCGACGCAACACCAGCGGCAATCCCGGCCTGGCGACCGCCGGAACCGGGGACGTATTGGCGGGCATGCTGGGATCGCTGATCGCCCAAGGCCTGCCGCTGGAGCAGGCCGTCGCGGGCGCGGTCTGGCTGCACGGCGCGGCGGCGGACGCCCTGGTCATGAACGGCATCGGCCCCATCGGCCTGACGGCGGGCGAACTGGCCGACGCCGCCCGTACCTTGCGCAACCGGGGCTAG
- a CDS encoding enoyl-CoA hydratase/isomerase family protein has translation MTDITLEHYAAYESLKLRRHPGGVLELIMGAKDGLPGKLSTADDRMHRELADIWRDIDTDPDTRVVVIRGEGKGFSGGGDLGLVQQMADDFDVRARVWREARDLVYNIINCNKPIVSAMHGAAVGAGLVAGLLADISIAARNARIIDGHTRLGVAAGDHAAIVWPLLCGMAKAKYYLMLCETVSGEEAERIGLVSLCVDEAELIAKAFEVANKLAAGSQTAIRWTKYSLNNWLRMAGPSFDTSLALEFMGFAGPDVREGIQSLRERRAPNFLPDSPF, from the coding sequence ATGACCGACATCACGCTGGAACATTACGCCGCCTACGAGTCCCTGAAGCTGCGCCGGCATCCCGGGGGCGTACTGGAGCTGATCATGGGCGCCAAGGACGGCCTGCCCGGCAAGCTGTCCACCGCTGACGACCGCATGCACCGCGAGCTGGCCGACATCTGGCGCGATATCGATACCGATCCGGATACGCGCGTGGTGGTGATTCGCGGCGAGGGCAAGGGCTTTTCCGGCGGCGGCGACCTGGGGCTGGTGCAGCAGATGGCCGACGATTTCGACGTGCGCGCCCGCGTCTGGCGCGAGGCCCGCGACCTGGTCTACAACATCATCAACTGCAACAAGCCCATCGTTTCCGCCATGCACGGCGCGGCGGTGGGCGCCGGCCTGGTGGCCGGGCTGCTTGCCGACATCTCCATCGCCGCGCGCAACGCACGCATCATCGACGGCCATACCCGCTTGGGCGTGGCGGCCGGCGACCACGCGGCCATTGTCTGGCCGCTGCTGTGCGGCATGGCCAAGGCCAAGTACTACCTGATGCTGTGCGAGACCGTGTCCGGCGAGGAAGCCGAGCGCATCGGCCTGGTGTCGCTGTGCGTGGACGAGGCCGAGCTGATCGCCAAGGCTTTCGAAGTGGCCAACAAGCTGGCCGCCGGCTCGCAGACCGCGATCCGCTGGACCAAGTATTCGCTGAACAACTGGCTGCGCATGGCCGGCCCCAGCTTCGATACCTCGCTGGCACTGGAGTTCATGGGCTTTGCCGGCCCGGACGTGCGCGAAGGAATCCAGTCGCTGCGCGAGCGCCGCGCGCCGAACTTCCTGCCTGACTCGCCGTTTTGA
- a CDS encoding enoyl-CoA hydratase-related protein, which translates to MSAGLNIDRDGAVLTLTINRPERRNALDNATYAALTEQLARASADASVSAVILTGAGEHFTAGNDLRDFQAERGAGDSAAMSFLRALTTTDVPVIAAVEGYAVGIGVTLLQHCDFVHIGEGATLRLPFVALGLCPEGASSLLLPRLAGARRAAEWLLQGKAFGARQALEAGLATTVTPAGQALVAARATAADLAAQPPAALRLTKAMLRRPDHEAIQATLDYEAEQFRARLATEEAQAAFARFFKK; encoded by the coding sequence ATGAGCGCAGGCCTGAACATCGACCGCGACGGCGCGGTCCTCACCCTGACCATCAACAGGCCCGAGCGCCGCAACGCGCTCGACAACGCCACCTACGCGGCGCTGACAGAACAGCTGGCGCGGGCGTCGGCCGACGCGTCCGTGTCGGCGGTCATCCTGACCGGCGCCGGCGAGCACTTCACCGCCGGCAACGACCTGCGCGATTTCCAGGCCGAGCGCGGCGCGGGCGACAGCGCCGCGATGAGCTTCCTGCGCGCGCTGACGACGACCGATGTCCCGGTCATCGCGGCCGTCGAGGGCTATGCCGTCGGCATCGGCGTCACGCTGTTGCAGCACTGCGATTTCGTGCACATCGGCGAAGGCGCCACGCTGCGCCTGCCCTTCGTGGCGCTGGGCCTGTGCCCGGAAGGCGCGTCCAGCCTGCTGCTGCCCAGGCTGGCCGGCGCCCGCCGCGCCGCCGAATGGCTGCTGCAGGGCAAGGCCTTCGGCGCCCGCCAGGCGCTGGAAGCCGGGCTGGCCACCACGGTCACGCCCGCCGGCCAGGCGCTGGTGGCGGCCCGGGCCACGGCGGCCGATCTGGCGGCCCAGCCGCCGGCCGCGCTGCGGCTGACCAAGGCCATGCTCAGGCGCCCGGACCACGAGGCCATCCAGGCCACGCTGGACTATGAAGCCGAGCAGTTCCGCGCGCGGCTCGCCACCGAGGAGGCCCAGGCGGCGTTCGCACGGTTCTTCAAGAAGTAG
- a CDS encoding nitronate monooxygenase family protein: protein MNARVDTMPHPLVTDLYGQMSLPVISAPMFIVSNPKLVLAQCTSGVVGSFPALNARPQSLLNDWLDEIQAGLASYREAHPGAKVAPYAVNQIIHQSNDRLEQDLAVCASHRVPLIITSLRAPGDLVKGIHDWGGKVFHDVTTLRHAEKALEAGVDGLILVCAGAGGHAGTLSPFALLSEVRRFYDGPLILSGAITTGEHVLAAQAMGADFAYMGTRFIASEEANASEGYKSAIVDASASDVLYTPFFTGIPGNYLKASVVAAGLDPANLPAPDSGASNFGSGRAKPWKDIWGAGQGVGGIDSVLPTREIVARLRAEYAQARARLAGADFA, encoded by the coding sequence ATGAACGCACGCGTAGACACCATGCCCCATCCTCTCGTGACTGATTTGTATGGCCAGATGTCCCTGCCGGTCATCAGCGCCCCGATGTTCATCGTGTCCAATCCCAAACTGGTGCTGGCGCAATGCACCAGCGGCGTGGTCGGCTCCTTTCCGGCTCTGAACGCCCGCCCCCAAAGCCTTCTGAACGACTGGCTGGACGAAATCCAGGCCGGGCTGGCCTCGTACCGCGAGGCCCATCCGGGCGCCAAGGTCGCGCCCTACGCGGTCAATCAGATCATCCACCAGTCCAACGACCGCCTGGAACAGGACCTGGCCGTCTGCGCCAGCCACCGCGTGCCACTGATCATCACCAGCCTGCGCGCACCGGGCGACCTGGTGAAGGGCATCCACGACTGGGGCGGCAAGGTCTTCCATGACGTCACCACGCTGCGTCACGCCGAAAAGGCGCTGGAAGCCGGCGTGGACGGCCTGATCCTGGTCTGCGCGGGCGCGGGCGGCCACGCCGGCACGCTCAGCCCCTTCGCGCTGCTGTCCGAGGTGCGCCGCTTCTATGATGGCCCGCTGATCCTGTCCGGCGCCATCACCACCGGCGAACACGTGCTGGCGGCGCAGGCCATGGGCGCGGACTTCGCCTACATGGGCACGCGCTTCATCGCCAGCGAGGAAGCCAACGCCAGTGAGGGCTACAAATCCGCCATCGTCGATGCCAGCGCCTCGGACGTGCTGTACACGCCGTTCTTCACCGGCATCCCCGGCAACTATCTGAAAGCCAGCGTCGTCGCCGCCGGCCTGGATCCGGCCAACCTGCCGGCGCCCGACAGCGGCGCGTCCAACTTCGGCAGCGGCCGCGCCAAGCCCTGGAAGGACATCTGGGGCGCGGGCCAGGGCGTGGGCGGCATCGACAGCGTGCTGCCCACCCGCGAGATCGTCGCCAGATTGCGGGCGGAGTATGCCCAGGCCCGCGCCCGCCTGGCCGGCGCGGACTTCGCGTAA
- a CDS encoding TetR/AcrR family transcriptional regulator, whose amino-acid sequence MAHTAPPAQKRARAGRPPTLAAPRERILEEAAKLFAHSGYDGSSVADLAAALGVSKAAIYHYFTTKQDIYDAIILAVLEGLTRHVGQALDQAASPAERLRAFMLGHARYFERHHAEFVTMLIGYSGMALPEREDAARLRDGYEKRLRAVIAQGVAEGVFRPLDVAATGRAVLSMLNWMVRWYKPGMGDDAETIAAGYYELLVGGMRA is encoded by the coding sequence ATGGCGCATACCGCTCCCCCCGCCCAGAAGCGCGCCCGCGCGGGCCGGCCGCCCACGCTGGCGGCGCCACGCGAACGCATCCTGGAAGAAGCCGCCAAGCTGTTCGCGCATAGCGGCTACGACGGCAGTTCGGTGGCCGACCTTGCGGCGGCGCTGGGCGTGTCCAAGGCCGCCATCTATCACTACTTCACCACCAAGCAGGACATCTACGACGCCATCATCCTGGCGGTGCTGGAAGGCCTGACGCGGCATGTCGGCCAGGCGTTGGACCAGGCGGCGAGCCCGGCCGAGCGGCTGCGCGCCTTCATGCTGGGCCATGCACGCTATTTCGAACGGCACCACGCCGAATTCGTCACCATGCTGATCGGCTATTCCGGCATGGCGCTGCCCGAGCGCGAGGACGCCGCGCGCCTGCGCGACGGCTACGAGAAGCGCCTGCGCGCAGTGATCGCGCAAGGCGTGGCCGAGGGCGTGTTCCGGCCGCTGGACGTGGCGGCCACCGGCCGCGCGGTGCTGTCCATGCTGAACTGGATGGTGCGCTGGTACAAACCCGGCATGGGCGATGACGCCGAAACCATCGCCGCCGGCTATTACGAATTACTGGTCGGCGGCATGCGCGCCTGA
- a CDS encoding acyl-CoA dehydrogenase family protein: MALDTETLTLLLDAVRRFVHERLIPAEDELAASGQVPPDIVREMRELGLFGLSIAPEHGGLGLNMEEEVRVVFELGQTSPAFRSLAGTNIGIGSQAIVLAGTDEQRARYLPRLASGELIGSFALTEPDAGSDAMALRVSAERDGDHYVLNGTKRYITNAPIAGLFSVMARTAPERRAASISCFLVEAGTPGLSIGRPDKKMGQSGALTSDVVFDNCRVPASALLGGEEGNGFRTSMRVLDKGRLHISALCVGIADRLLRDAVKYAIDRKQFGQPIAEFQLIQAMIADSQAELYAARCMVLDAARMRDRGENTTMQAACCKLYATEMVGRVADRAVQIHGGAGYMSEYAVERFYRDVRLFRIFEGTSQIQQLVIARETIKAHS, from the coding sequence ATGGCCCTGGACACCGAAACCCTGACCCTGTTGCTGGACGCCGTGCGCCGTTTCGTGCACGAACGCCTGATCCCCGCCGAGGACGAACTGGCCGCCAGCGGCCAGGTGCCGCCGGACATCGTGCGTGAAATGCGCGAGCTGGGCCTGTTCGGCCTGTCGATCGCGCCCGAGCATGGCGGCTTGGGCCTGAACATGGAAGAAGAGGTGCGGGTCGTGTTCGAGCTGGGCCAGACCTCGCCCGCCTTCCGCTCGCTGGCCGGCACCAACATCGGCATCGGCTCGCAGGCCATCGTGCTGGCCGGCACCGACGAGCAGCGCGCGCGCTACCTGCCCAGGCTGGCCAGCGGCGAGCTGATCGGCTCCTTCGCGCTGACCGAGCCGGACGCCGGCTCCGACGCCATGGCGCTGCGCGTCTCGGCCGAGCGCGACGGCGACCACTACGTGCTCAACGGCACCAAGCGCTACATCACCAACGCGCCCATCGCCGGCCTGTTCTCGGTCATGGCGCGCACCGCGCCCGAGCGCCGCGCCGCCTCGATCTCCTGCTTCCTGGTCGAGGCGGGCACGCCCGGCCTGTCCATCGGCCGGCCCGACAAGAAAATGGGTCAGTCCGGCGCGCTGACCAGCGACGTGGTGTTCGACAACTGCCGCGTGCCCGCCAGCGCGCTGCTGGGCGGCGAGGAAGGCAACGGTTTCCGCACCTCCATGCGGGTGCTGGACAAGGGCCGGCTGCACATCTCCGCGCTGTGCGTGGGCATTGCCGACCGTCTGTTGCGTGACGCGGTGAAGTACGCCATCGACCGCAAGCAGTTCGGCCAGCCCATCGCGGAATTCCAGCTGATCCAGGCCATGATCGCCGACAGCCAGGCCGAGCTGTACGCGGCGCGCTGCATGGTGCTGGACGCGGCGCGCATGCGCGACCGCGGCGAGAACACCACCATGCAGGCGGCCTGCTGCAAGCTCTATGCCACCGAGATGGTGGGCCGCGTGGCCGACCGCGCGGTGCAGATCCACGGCGGCGCCGGCTATATGTCCGAGTACGCGGTCGAGCGCTTTTACCGCGACGTGCGCCT